The segment GTTAGATGAAATTGTTTTCTCCGGTTCATGTTTTACTAAGCTGAGAGTAGAAGGGTGCATGCTTGATCCAGTTGGGGAGATTAGTTGGAAAAGTCTAAGGAGTTTGTGTATATGAGTTTAGATGAAGATttgattgaaaacatattatctgGGAGTCCTGTACTGGAAACTTTGGAGTTGCATGATTGCTATGGGTTTAGGCGGCTTGATATTACTTCAAAGAGTCTTAAAAACTTGGTGTTACTTAGATACACAGTTCCTTATGGTGAATCTGAAGCCGAGATCATTGAAATCAATGCTCCGAATATTTTATCACTAACAATCGATCATGAAGTTCTTTTGTTGAAGCTTTTGTTTCTAGATGTGTCTTCTTTAGTCAAAGCTCACTTAGATTGTACTTGTACAAAGTTCGAGGATCGCAAGAAAACACCAAACGAAGCAGAACAAGAGATGCTTAAAGGATATATAATGAATCTCCGCCATGTCAAGGAGCTTCAACTTGGGTTTTTTTGTTCTAAGGTATAATTTCTTTTGCTTTTTTCCATTTTGGATAAAAACTTATCACTCTTGCTGTCTTCTCACTTGTGTTATTTGGTTGGTAGGTTCTTTCTTGTTTGCAAGGGAAAGGTTTCCTTCTTCCATCAAATGTGAAGCTGACACTGGTAACGGATATATAGGGAGCTGCTCTTGCATATATGATAGAGGAGTTGCTTTGACTTCATGTTTAGCCATTTAAGCTATCGTGATTTATTTTCATCTCTTTAATTTTCTCATCCGTTTTGTAAAGTAGACTTGGTTCCATTGGGCTGTGGATTGTTTCTTATGTCAAAAATACTAATCAATTGACGTGAATTATCATCAGTTGTTACTGCAAAGCATCTATTGTAGTTTTGAAGCTTTCATGTTTGTTAGTAGTATCTGTTCTTCTGTAAGTTATGGCATTTTCTTGAGCAGAATAGACAATTTTTTCTTGGTATGATTTTCTCTTGACCAACATATAAGTGGTGTGGTTGTGTTGAGTTTTGAAGTATGGTGTTGTCTAATGTTTTTTCGATGCCAATGCCAGTCACAAATTTGTTGCTTTCTAGATTATTTGTGACTAGATTTCTTTAGAGATGAATTGAGCACGGATTTGGGTCTGAAAAGTGATGAGTGCCGAGTTTTAAGGATGTCAAATCTTGTGTGAGAAGGAAGATAATGCATCTTTGGAGTGGAAAGTGTAAGAGGGAAGTGTGCACTCAAGAAATTGAGAAAAGAGGTAAATCGAAAGATTTTGAAGAGGAGAAACAAGAGACTGACATTATATTGCAAAAATCTTTATTTGATAATCTCTTAAATGACAATCAATGGATCTTCTTAATGTTTACAACACTTAAAGCTTTTTGCAATATCAATGCCAATCATTTAGCTTTTTGTGTAAACTTAGATAATCgttcaaaaaataaaagttaagatttttctataaattagaATAAAATAATGGGATTTTTCTAACAATAACCCTTGAATCGGTTACGTGCATTTGATATAACTTACAACACTTAGAGTTGTTTGATAACCTATGACTAAACCATTGAATCAATTAGCATTCAATGGGTTTGATACAACCTACAGCCACTACATTCTTTGAACCATTAAGAGGTTGGAATCAGTCAGCACCAAAATGTTCAATTTTATCAAACATGCCTTTACGCCTAAAGAAATATGATAATTAGAATTTTCAAGtatcatacatatacataaataagaaTCTGCAAATAAACCGATGAGGTAAAAAACAGCCTCAAAGATTGCATATACAAAAGATCCAAATTGTTATTAATTTACAATTTACTAATTACTCCTTCAAGGGAAAGGATACAAAACTGTCCCAAAGTAACTTATCAAAGAAACATATGGTCCTTTATCATTAACATGATTTGCAATATTAACAACTTACATCATCTACATTGTGTTCATAAACTTCCATAATGTTGCCATTTTTAGTTGCACCAAACCTTGATTTTTTTGTCCAAGGAACCCGACAATAAAAATTGATCCCAACATAAAACACATTGCCCGTATGTCCATGTAATACATGCATACATTCTAGAGATTCACAATCCCACACCGGAATCACAATCAGAAACATCGAAGACAAATGAATTTTTAAATAACAAATCATTAAACTGTAATGTTTAAACATAGTGATTTTCAACCCAACGAGTGGTGGACGCAGAAAGTTTTAGTAGTGGTGGCACCTAAAAAAAATTTCGAACAAATCTAAATTAGTAGTGGTACTTGTATTTTAAGACGTTGCACgtaatagaaagaaaaaaaaatttacacTAATTGCCAGAATCGGAACAGTGGCCCGAGAGGCCGGGACCCCCTTGAaccatttaatttaattttttttaacggCAAATCTAATCTATTCTTAATCTACTCCTTAATTTCATTTATGTCAACCCTCATACCTCAAATAACACCTAATACTGCTAAAATCTCAACTAAACGTGTTAAATTAAGGTTGGGTTGAGATTGTGTTGGTGAGTTGGATCACTTTGTACGCCACCTATTATTGATATTTTCAAAATTCTATATAAataaaaagttacaaaaaatctaattcaataaaaacaaaaattacccAATCCAACATCTAACTCGAGCTCAATAACAATTAACAAACCAGTCAAGCACAAATCTTGAATCAACCTCAAAGATTGCATATATAAAATTAGGGCATGGATGTTATTCAGTATTCACACCAagagtaaaataaaataaacttgtattcattcAAATAAATGTTAAATGTTAATTTACAATTTACTCCTTCAAGGGGAGGGTCACCATGGTCATCCAAACAATACAAAAACCAACTTATTGACGTTTGTCATTAACAAGATTTGGATAATATGATTCTCCTCCTCCAGTTAGAGTTAGCTTCCAAACTGAGATCAACCCTGCTTCATCACCAGTAAAAAACAAACCATCGGGACCCACGTGGATTGCTTGAATGTCTCTTCCTGAAACAACTCTGCCTCTTTCCACAAacctataataaaaaaaaaaaaaaacaaaccatACTAACTGTCATAACAAACTTCCAATTAATTACATGATtacatgataaaataaaaaaGCTACAAAGAGACTTACGATGGCagatcatataaacaaacaccaTTGTCTCTGCACGAACATAGCAAGATTGGCTTTCCTTCTGCATCATGCATCCCAcaaaaagcaacaacatcctGCAAAACAATCATCTGATTTCTTATGCTATTTTTTGATGATGAGGATGACAACGTCTTGTTATGTAAGaaccaaaaaataataaaaatgaaagggAAGTACACAAAGAAAGAATGCTATATTAACAACTTACATCATCTACATTGTGTTGATAAACCTCCTCAATTTTTCCATTTTCGGTTTCACCCCAAACCTTGATCTTTTTGTCCAAGGAACCCGACAATAAATACTGATCCCAACAAAGAACTGTTGTCACATCACCCGAATGTCCACTTAAAACCTGAATACACTCTAGGGTTTCAGCATCCCATACCTTCAACAAGAAAAAAAAGAATGAGCCACAATCAGAAACATCAAATACAAAAGAGTTTTTACTTATCAAACTACTataatgtttaaaacaacatACTCGTATGGTATTGTCAGCAGAACCAGAATAGAGCCTTTTAGCTCCAACAACAAGGGAAAGTACAGGTCCTGTGTGGCCTTTCAAAGATGTTGCCACTGCAGAGAAACTCGTTTCTGAAGTTGATTTCCATGACAAAATGGTACCATCCTGCACATaaacataaaaatgaaaattaataaAACGGAATGAACGATTCCATTCCTTTCCTGATTCCATTCCGTTCTATGTACCTACCTCCATTCCAGCGAAAAGAACGTCTTCAAACATCGTAATTGCATTAACTTGTCCACCGCTTCCTCGAATAATTACTTCATGTTGTGTGTTGAGGTTCCAAGCTTTAATCATATCTCGTAGACCAACAAAAATCCATTGACCTTCGTTGACTAAAGTCCCACATTCGTCATCAAAGGCAAAAACTGCTCCACACTGATCAACACGAAAAAGATAGCATAAATAACATGGTAAGTGTGCTCTCATAAAAGGAAAAAAAGATTCAAGAACATCAAACAAACCTGTCCACTATTACAATCCCAAACTCGTAAAGATTTGTCCTTGCTACTACAAAAGAGCTTGTTGGATCCAGATGGCAAAGCAATCCCGGTTATAGCCTGATACAAAGTTTTGATTGTTAAATAAGGTTCATAGTGCTCTAGAATGGAAGaaagaataaaaacaaacacTTGGAGTGCATTTACCTTTGTATGCCCTTCTAAACGGGTCACCATTGAGAGTCCCTTACCATAGAACCCCGGATGCAAGTTCTCGCTGTTTTTCTTGGGGATGCTTTTAGTTTGACCAGGGTTTACTTCATTTGTCAACAATTTCTGTTGGGACTTGTGAACATTCTGATTTAGGTTGGAGTTC is part of the Lactuca sativa cultivar Salinas chromosome 7, Lsat_Salinas_v11, whole genome shotgun sequence genome and harbors:
- the LOC111912862 gene encoding zinc finger CCCH domain-containing protein 48 isoform X1; its protein translation is MATEAAKRFSVKTDTSVFKRLGRGNQENITRSHQVKNLVCKYWLEGRCTRNPCKFKHPDQAISISKYAWKNPNTLKSENSPPIEKPRTKFSKNKENSNLNQNVHKSQQKLLTNEVNPGQTKSIPKKNSENLHPGFYGKGLSMVTRLEGHTKAITGIALPSGSNKLFCSSKDKSLRVWDCNSGQCGAVFAFDDECGTLVNEGQWIFVGLRDMIKAWNLNTQHEVIIRGSGGQVNAITMFEDVLFAGMEDGTILSWKSTSETSFSAVATSLKGHTGPVLSLVVGAKRLYSGSADNTIRVWDAETLECIQVLSGHSGDVTTVLCWDQYLLSGSLDKKIKVWGETENGKIEEVYQHNVDDMIVLQDVVAFCGMHDAEGKPILLCSCRDNGVCLYDLPSFVERGRVVSGRDIQAIHVGPDGLFFTGDEAGLISVWKLTLTGGGESYYPNLVNDKRQ
- the LOC111912862 gene encoding zinc finger CCCH domain-containing protein 48 isoform X2 — protein: MATEAAKRFSVKTDTSVFKRLGRGNQENITRSHQVKNLVCKYWLEGRCTRNPCKFKHPDQAISISKYAWKNPNTLKSENSPPIEKPRTKFSKNKENSNLNQNVHKSQQKLLTNEVNPGQTKSIPKKNSENLHPGFYGKGLSMVTRLEGHTKAITGIALPSGSNKLFCSSKDKSLRVWDCNSGQCGAVFAFDDECGTLVNEGQWIFVGLRDMIKAWNLNTQHEVIIRGSGGQVNAITMFEDVLFAGMEDGTILSWKSTSETSFSAVATSLKGHTGPVLSLVVGAKRLYSGSADNTIRVWDAETLECIQVLSGHSGDVTTVLCWDQYLLSGSLDKKIKVWGETENGKIEEVYQHNVDDDVVAFCGMHDAEGKPILLCSCRDNGVCLYDLPSFVERGRVVSGRDIQAIHVGPDGLFFTGDEAGLISVWKLTLTGGGESYYPNLVNDKRQ